A stretch of the Streptomyces venezuelae genome encodes the following:
- a CDS encoding DUF2617 family protein: MLTTLQTTYTDTRAADLAWALGRDPLPALAVLNLELASAKVELRLLGASHQVLLEEGEVLCSETVACIPGSSTPLPLGVAKRVGDWEYEFAARVETLSRGSFAGRAQELLALVADHPNGLAGTFPGSPHAFTAMLAQRYEGQVRWRTWHAYPQEGQLVATRTRVGVRMAAAAL, encoded by the coding sequence ATGCTCACGACCCTCCAGACCACCTACACCGACACGCGTGCCGCCGATCTCGCCTGGGCCCTGGGCCGTGACCCGCTGCCCGCCCTGGCCGTACTGAACCTCGAACTGGCGAGCGCGAAGGTGGAGTTGCGCCTGCTCGGGGCCTCCCACCAGGTGCTGCTCGAGGAGGGCGAGGTGCTCTGCTCGGAGACGGTCGCCTGCATCCCCGGCAGCAGTACGCCGCTGCCGCTCGGCGTCGCCAAGCGGGTGGGCGACTGGGAGTACGAGTTCGCGGCGCGGGTCGAGACCCTCTCGCGCGGCTCGTTCGCGGGACGGGCGCAGGAATTGCTTGCACTGGTGGCCGATCACCCGAACGGGTTGGCCGGCACCTTTCCCGGCAGTCCGCACGCGTTCACCGCGATGCTCGCCCAACGGTACGAGGGTCAGGTGCGCTGGCGCACCTGGCACGCGTACCCGCAGGAAGGCCAGTTGGTGGCCACCCGCACCCGGGTGGGCGTGCGGATGGCCGCCGCGGCGCTCTAG
- a CDS encoding prevent-host-death family protein, with product MSLAYLGADPESVSFTDLSRNPKAVAARAAALGCLRVTHRDAPDMVLSTAAHAERTEENLTTASRLFLALMKHDDGVRSLLVALPEVFPWVRHLDDEEMRAFTVDLLEALSDAAELGAREAVHRTLVSWRATARINADPEQLQEALRPLAGDDLGPVEVSG from the coding sequence ATGAGCCTTGCTTACCTGGGGGCCGACCCTGAATCGGTCTCCTTCACCGATCTGTCCCGCAATCCGAAGGCCGTAGCCGCGCGCGCGGCTGCCCTTGGTTGTCTGCGCGTCACGCATCGGGATGCACCCGACATGGTGCTGTCGACCGCAGCGCATGCGGAGCGCACCGAGGAGAACCTCACGACGGCGTCGCGGCTCTTCCTCGCACTCATGAAGCACGATGACGGAGTCCGGTCCCTACTGGTGGCGCTGCCAGAGGTCTTTCCGTGGGTGCGGCATCTGGATGACGAAGAGATGCGCGCGTTCACCGTGGACTTGCTCGAAGCGCTGTCCGATGCGGCTGAGCTGGGGGCCAGGGAGGCGGTGCATCGCACCCTGGTGTCCTGGCGGGCGACTGCGCGCATCAATGCGGATCCGGAGCAGCTTCAGGAAGCCCTTCGGCCTCTTGCGGGTGACGATCTGGGCCCGGTAGAGGTGAGTGGGTGA
- a CDS encoding pyridoxal phosphate-dependent aminotransferase, with the protein MAVMSAPAGGSRPFLNRRLAAFGTTIFAEMSALAARTGSINLGQGFPDTDGPAEIAEAASRAVLSGRGNQYPPGPGIPELRTAIAAHQQRFYGLTYDPDSEVLVTAGATEAIAASLLALLEPGDEVIALEPFYDSYAACIAMAGATRIPVTLRPSADGIFSLDLDELRNAVTPRTRLLLLNTPHNPTGAVLTGAELAAIAELAVDRDLLVVTDEVYEHLVFEGSHIPLAGLPGMRERTVAISSAGKTFSFTGWKVGWVTAAPALVSAVRSAKQFLTYVSSGPFQYAIAEALALPDDYYASFRADLARKRDILTAGLTAAGFEVYRPQGTYFITTDIAPLGEKDGLSFCRALPERCGVVAIPNAVFYDDQEAGRTQVRWAFCKRTAVLQEAVERLGRLAR; encoded by the coding sequence ATGGCGGTCATGAGCGCACCCGCGGGCGGCAGCCGCCCCTTCCTGAACCGGCGACTGGCCGCCTTCGGTACGACGATCTTCGCGGAGATGTCCGCACTGGCGGCCCGGACCGGATCGATCAACCTGGGCCAGGGCTTCCCCGACACCGACGGCCCGGCCGAGATCGCCGAGGCCGCCTCGCGCGCGGTGCTCTCGGGCCGGGGCAACCAGTACCCGCCCGGTCCCGGCATCCCCGAGCTCCGCACCGCGATCGCGGCCCACCAGCAGCGCTTCTACGGCCTGACATACGACCCGGACAGCGAGGTGCTGGTCACCGCGGGCGCCACCGAGGCCATCGCGGCCTCCCTGCTCGCCCTGCTCGAACCGGGCGACGAGGTGATCGCCCTCGAACCCTTCTACGACTCCTACGCCGCCTGCATCGCGATGGCAGGTGCCACCCGGATCCCGGTCACCCTCCGCCCCTCGGCCGACGGGATCTTCTCCCTCGACCTGGACGAGCTCCGCAACGCCGTCACCCCGCGCACCCGGCTGCTGCTCCTGAACACCCCGCACAACCCGACCGGCGCCGTGCTGACCGGCGCCGAACTGGCCGCGATCGCGGAGCTCGCCGTCGACCGCGACCTCCTGGTGGTCACCGACGAGGTCTACGAGCACCTGGTCTTCGAGGGGAGCCACATCCCGCTGGCGGGCCTGCCCGGTATGCGCGAGCGCACGGTCGCCATCTCCTCCGCCGGCAAGACCTTCTCCTTCACGGGCTGGAAGGTCGGCTGGGTAACCGCCGCCCCCGCCCTGGTCTCGGCGGTCCGCTCGGCGAAGCAGTTCCTGACCTATGTCTCCTCGGGCCCGTTCCAGTACGCGATCGCCGAGGCGCTCGCCCTCCCGGACGACTATTACGCCTCCTTCCGCGCCGACCTGGCCCGCAAGCGGGACATCCTCACGGCCGGCCTCACCGCGGCGGGCTTCGAGGTCTACCGCCCCCAGGGCACGTACTTCATCACCACCGACATCGCCCCCCTCGGCGAAAAGGACGGCCTCTCCTTCTGCCGCGCCCTCCCGGAGCGCTGCGGGGTCGTGGCCATCCCCAACGCCGTCTTCTACGACGACCAGGAGGCCGGCCGCACCCAGGTCCGCTGGGCCTTCTGCAAGCGGACGGCGGTTTTGCAAGAGGCAGTAGAACGCCTCGGGCGGCTGGCTCGCTGA
- a CDS encoding SRPBCC domain-containing protein: MEHQVFVPAAADDLRAVLRDPVRVARCVPGLQQDADDASGPLAGRLKLRVGGHTVTYRGALAVSETAEDIFRIDGEGTEVRGSGAVKFAVTLQLEPADGGTRLRFTAGAGADGRAAAFEPEATVTAVRRLLDRAAVQLTGAARGLPDRTAADRDHDRDHDHDHGFGGAEAEAGMLSDEADTDSDTESDGEADRGFGSVYEADVPPPSLDPFLDAEFDSEFGDQSRPPAEAAHARRTMIGRSAEEVDHAPPRGRYAPVPAPDSGASGGNLRWLAPAAALALAGVVVFGRALRRRR, translated from the coding sequence ATGGAGCATCAGGTGTTCGTCCCGGCAGCCGCAGACGATCTCCGCGCCGTGCTGCGCGACCCCGTGCGCGTGGCCCGCTGCGTGCCCGGGCTCCAGCAGGACGCCGACGACGCCTCCGGACCGCTGGCCGGGCGGCTCAAGCTGCGGGTCGGCGGGCACACGGTGACCTACCGGGGCGCGCTGGCCGTCAGCGAGACCGCGGAGGACATCTTCCGGATCGACGGCGAGGGCACCGAGGTCCGCGGCAGCGGTGCCGTGAAGTTCGCCGTCACCTTGCAGCTGGAACCGGCGGACGGCGGTACCCGGCTGCGGTTCACGGCCGGTGCCGGCGCCGACGGCCGGGCCGCCGCCTTCGAGCCGGAGGCCACGGTCACCGCCGTCCGGCGGCTGCTGGACCGGGCCGCGGTCCAGCTGACGGGCGCGGCCCGCGGCCTGCCGGACCGCACCGCCGCCGATCGCGATCATGACCGTGATCACGATCATGACCACGGCTTCGGTGGGGCCGAGGCTGAGGCGGGGATGCTGTCCGACGAAGCCGACACCGACAGCGACACCGAAAGCGACGGTGAAGCCGACCGCGGCTTTGGTTCCGTCTACGAGGCCGACGTACCGCCGCCCTCGCTGGACCCGTTCCTCGATGCCGAGTTCGACAGCGAGTTCGGTGATCAGTCCCGGCCGCCCGCCGAGGCCGCACACGCCCGCCGCACCATGATCGGGCGAAGCGCCGAGGAGGTCGACCACGCGCCGCCGCGCGGTCGCTACGCACCGGTACCGGCCCCCGACTCCGGGGCCTCCGGCGGGAACCTGCGCTGGCTCGCCCCCGCCGCCGCCCTCGCCCTTGCCGGGGTCGTGGTCTTCGGCCGCGCGCTCCGCCGCCGCCGTTAG
- a CDS encoding ScbR family autoregulator-binding transcription factor, with amino-acid sequence MGTERPQVKQDRAVRTRQAILEAAAVVFEGCGYEAAKLADIVRLAKVTKGALYFHFDSKEDLAQAVIDAQVAMEPVYLPQEFRSQEFVDVGMIFSHRLRHDVLMRGSARLTLENAGRGLDRAAPYQGWIDLHIALMTEAKARGELLAHVDPAEPSRLIVGAFAGLNVMSQTLGLELDREVSVLYSSVLPSLVIPAVAVRLDTAPGRGARALHGSGDPRDCACAGLRAAVAAEATADSDAAPHAAA; translated from the coding sequence ATGGGGACGGAACGACCGCAGGTGAAGCAGGACCGGGCCGTGCGGACCCGGCAGGCCATCCTGGAGGCGGCGGCCGTGGTCTTCGAGGGCTGCGGATACGAGGCGGCGAAGCTCGCGGACATCGTCCGCCTCGCCAAGGTCACCAAGGGCGCGCTCTACTTCCACTTCGACTCCAAGGAAGACCTGGCGCAGGCCGTCATCGACGCCCAGGTGGCCATGGAGCCCGTCTACCTCCCCCAGGAGTTCAGGTCCCAGGAGTTCGTCGACGTCGGCATGATCTTCTCGCACCGGCTGCGGCACGACGTGCTGATGCGCGGCAGCGCCCGGCTCACCCTGGAGAACGCCGGCCGCGGCCTGGACCGGGCGGCGCCCTACCAGGGCTGGATCGACCTGCACATCGCGCTGATGACGGAGGCCAAGGCCCGGGGCGAACTGCTCGCGCACGTGGACCCGGCCGAGCCGTCCCGGCTGATCGTCGGCGCCTTCGCCGGCCTCAACGTCATGTCGCAGACCCTCGGACTGGAACTGGACCGGGAGGTGTCGGTGCTCTACAGCAGCGTGCTGCCGAGCCTGGTGATCCCGGCCGTGGCCGTCCGGCTCGATACGGCACCGGGGCGGGGCGCGAGAGCGCTGCACGGGTCCGGAGACCCCCGGGACTGTGCGTGCGCGGGTCTTCGGGCGGCGGTTGCCGCCGAGGCCACGGCCGATTCCGACGCCGCACCACATGCCGCGGCCTGA
- the pyrE gene encoding orotate phosphoribosyltransferase, protein MSDVRGDLLQQIKDKAVVHGKVILSSGREADYYIDLRRITLDGEAAPLVGQVMLDLTQELDFDCVGGLTLGADPVATAMLHASAARGSRLDAFVVRKAQKAHGMQRRIEGTDVKGRRCLVVEDTSTTGGSPLTAVEAVREAGGEVVAVATIVDRGAAGAIAEAGLPYLTGYRLEDLGLS, encoded by the coding sequence ATGAGTGACGTGCGTGGTGACCTGCTGCAGCAGATCAAGGACAAGGCCGTGGTCCACGGCAAGGTGATTCTCTCCTCGGGGCGCGAGGCCGACTACTACATCGACCTCCGCCGGATCACCCTCGACGGTGAGGCCGCCCCGCTGGTCGGCCAGGTCATGCTCGACCTGACCCAGGAGCTCGACTTCGACTGCGTCGGCGGCCTGACCCTGGGCGCCGACCCGGTCGCAACCGCCATGCTGCACGCCTCCGCCGCGCGCGGCTCCCGACTGGACGCCTTTGTCGTCCGCAAGGCGCAGAAGGCTCACGGCATGCAGCGCCGTATCGAGGGCACCGACGTCAAGGGCCGTCGCTGCCTGGTCGTCGAGGACACCTCCACCACCGGCGGCTCCCCGCTGACCGCGGTCGAGGCCGTCCGCGAGGCCGGCGGCGAGGTCGTCGCCGTCGCAACGATCGTGGACCGCGGAGCCGCCGGGGCGATCGCCGAGGCCGGCCTTCCGTACCTCACCGGCTACCGGCTGGAAGACCTCGGTCTGTCCTGA
- the fbaA gene encoding class II fructose-bisphosphate aldolase: MPIATPEVYNEMLDRAKAGKFAYPAINVTSTQTLHAALRGFAEAESDGIIQISTGGAEFLGGQYSKDMVTGAVALAEFAHVVAGKYGITVALHTDHCPKDKLDGYVRPLLDISAERVAKGQNPLFQSHMWDGSAETLADNLAIGQELLAKAAAAKIILEVEITPTGGEEDGVSHEINDELYTTVEDAIRTAEALGLGEKGRYLLAASFGNVHGVYKPGNVVLRPELLKDLQQGVGEKYGKTSPFDFVFHGGSGSTEQEIATALENGVVKMNLDTDTQYAFTRPVADHMFRNYDGVLKVDGEVGKKSTYDPRTWGKLAEASMAKRVTEACANLRSTGTRLK; this comes from the coding sequence ATGCCCATCGCAACCCCCGAGGTCTACAACGAGATGCTCGACCGGGCGAAGGCAGGCAAGTTCGCCTACCCGGCCATCAACGTGACCTCGACCCAGACCCTGCACGCTGCCCTGCGCGGCTTCGCGGAGGCCGAGAGCGACGGCATCATCCAGATCTCCACCGGTGGTGCGGAGTTCCTGGGTGGCCAGTACAGCAAGGACATGGTCACCGGCGCGGTCGCCCTGGCCGAGTTCGCGCACGTGGTCGCCGGCAAGTACGGCATCACCGTCGCGCTGCACACGGACCACTGCCCCAAGGACAAGCTGGACGGTTACGTCCGCCCGCTGCTCGACATCTCCGCCGAGCGCGTGGCGAAGGGCCAGAACCCGCTCTTCCAGTCGCACATGTGGGACGGCTCCGCCGAGACCCTCGCCGACAACCTGGCCATCGGCCAGGAGCTGCTCGCGAAGGCCGCCGCCGCCAAGATCATCCTCGAGGTCGAGATCACCCCGACCGGTGGCGAGGAGGACGGCGTCAGCCACGAGATCAACGACGAGCTGTACACCACCGTCGAGGACGCGATCCGCACCGCCGAGGCCCTGGGCCTGGGCGAGAAGGGCCGCTACCTGCTCGCCGCCTCCTTCGGCAACGTGCACGGCGTCTACAAGCCGGGCAACGTGGTCCTGCGCCCCGAGCTGCTCAAGGACCTCCAGCAGGGCGTCGGCGAGAAGTACGGCAAGACCTCCCCGTTCGACTTCGTCTTCCACGGCGGCTCCGGCTCCACCGAGCAGGAGATCGCCACCGCACTGGAGAACGGCGTCGTGAAGATGAACCTCGACACCGACACCCAGTACGCCTTCACCCGCCCGGTCGCGGACCACATGTTCCGCAACTACGACGGTGTCCTGAAGGTCGACGGCGAGGTCGGCAAGAAGTCCACCTACGACCCGCGCACCTGGGGCAAGCTGGCCGAGGCGAGCATGGCCAAGCGCGTCACCGAGGCCTGCGCCAACCTGCGCTCCACCGGTACCCGACTGAAGTAA
- a CDS encoding BTAD domain-containing putative transcriptional regulator, whose amino-acid sequence MDIEVLGGLHVRENGLPVVPAAPTARQILAVLAAYADQLVPATVLTGELAVHTPVEHTRTALLDAVQQLRGLLAGATGPTGRRTPETVLVSVPGGYLLDSGGGRSDLHEFAREAGAGYRAMSRRDFETAARRLSGALGLWRGPAFDGIAAGPRLSDRIAGLERTRRSVLAQWVEAQLALGRHRELLTELRAAGAGRALETYPELAAVLGSGSGRSPADTTRAVRRTLLGGAA is encoded by the coding sequence GTGGACATCGAAGTGCTCGGAGGGCTCCATGTCCGTGAGAACGGTCTGCCCGTGGTTCCTGCCGCGCCGACCGCGCGGCAGATCCTCGCAGTGCTCGCCGCCTACGCCGACCAACTGGTTCCGGCCACAGTGCTGACCGGTGAACTGGCGGTCCACACCCCGGTCGAGCACACCCGGACCGCGCTGCTCGACGCCGTCCAGCAGCTGCGCGGCCTGCTGGCCGGGGCGACCGGCCCGACCGGCCGGCGCACCCCCGAGACCGTCCTGGTCTCGGTTCCCGGTGGATATCTGCTGGACTCCGGCGGCGGCCGGAGCGACCTGCACGAGTTCGCCCGGGAGGCCGGGGCGGGCTACCGGGCCATGTCCCGGCGGGATTTCGAGACCGCGGCCCGGCGCCTGAGCGGCGCGCTCGGGCTGTGGCGGGGGCCGGCCTTCGACGGGATAGCGGCCGGCCCCCGGTTATCGGACCGCATCGCCGGCCTGGAGCGGACCCGGCGCTCCGTGCTCGCCCAGTGGGTGGAGGCCCAACTCGCCCTGGGGCGGCACCGGGAACTGCTGACCGAACTGCGGGCGGCCGGCGCCGGCCGGGCGCTGGAAACGTACCCGGAGCTCGCGGCGGTGCTCGGGTCCGGCTCCGGGCGCAGCCCGGCGGACACCACCCGGGCCGTGCGCCGCACGCTCCTGGGCGGGGCGGCCTGA
- a CDS encoding polyamine aminopropyltransferase, with protein MIDRSAPGRVLPAAPEPHESEPQAAQTNPVAAPAALPVRPGTGRLLVLATVFVCAACGLVYELELLALASYLIGDSVTQASVVLSVMVFAMGIGSLLAKRMRAAPAAGFGAVEAVLALVGGLSATALYASFAWLGESRPVLVGFSLAIGILIGAEIPLLMTLIQRVRRQDAGGAVADLFAADYVGALVGGLAFPFLLLPVLGQLTGAMLTGMVNAAAGGALVLWLFRRDLTRRARWLLLAGNITVLALLATAGILADDFERIARTAVYGGQVRVAVQTGVQELVLTGPGSGSPRSLDLYLDGRLRVSGYDEYRYHEALVHPAMHGRHERVLVLGGGDGLATREVLRHPDVESVTVVELDPGLVRLARTDPMLSRLNGEVYADPRIAVVFSDAFRWLRDPALSGRYDVIISDLPDPGITASTKLYSQEFYGLAARALRPGGRIAVHAGTLSTRPRTYWTVEATLRAAGLRTAPYSASGRLSGFAAGPDRTPGAAGGSGAFPQDWGFVLAGSGRAPELAVGQETGLRFLSTTSLRAAARDAERLRIRGLPPSTLSHPRYAGVS; from the coding sequence ATGATCGACCGTTCCGCCCCCGGCAGGGTGCTCCCGGCGGCGCCGGAGCCGCACGAGTCGGAGCCACAGGCGGCGCAGACGAACCCGGTGGCCGCCCCGGCCGCCCTGCCGGTACGACCCGGGACCGGCCGACTGCTGGTCCTGGCCACCGTGTTCGTCTGCGCCGCCTGTGGGCTCGTATACGAGCTCGAGCTGCTCGCACTCGCCTCCTACCTGATCGGCGACTCCGTCACCCAGGCCTCCGTCGTGCTGTCCGTCATGGTCTTCGCCATGGGCATCGGCTCGCTGCTCGCCAAACGGATGCGCGCCGCACCGGCCGCCGGCTTCGGCGCCGTCGAGGCCGTCCTCGCCCTGGTGGGCGGGCTCTCGGCGACCGCCCTCTACGCGAGCTTCGCCTGGCTGGGGGAGTCCCGGCCCGTCCTGGTGGGCTTCTCCCTGGCCATCGGCATCCTCATCGGCGCCGAGATCCCCCTGTTGATGACCCTTATCCAGCGGGTCCGCAGACAGGACGCGGGCGGCGCGGTGGCCGACCTGTTCGCCGCGGACTACGTCGGCGCCCTGGTCGGCGGGCTCGCCTTCCCCTTCCTGCTGCTCCCGGTGCTCGGCCAGCTGACCGGCGCCATGCTCACCGGCATGGTCAACGCGGCGGCCGGCGGGGCCCTGGTGCTCTGGCTGTTCCGCCGGGACCTCACCCGGCGGGCCCGCTGGCTGCTGCTGGCCGGCAACATCACCGTGCTGGCGCTGCTCGCCACCGCCGGCATCCTGGCCGACGACTTCGAGCGGATCGCACGCACCGCGGTGTACGGCGGGCAGGTGCGGGTGGCCGTACAGACCGGAGTGCAGGAACTCGTGCTCACCGGCCCCGGCAGCGGCTCGCCCCGCTCCCTGGACCTGTACCTCGACGGGCGGCTGCGCGTCAGCGGCTATGACGAGTACCGCTACCACGAGGCACTGGTCCATCCCGCGATGCACGGGCGGCACGAACGGGTCCTGGTCCTCGGCGGCGGGGACGGGCTGGCCACCCGGGAGGTGCTCCGCCACCCGGACGTGGAATCGGTGACCGTGGTGGAGCTGGACCCCGGCCTGGTCCGCCTTGCCCGCACCGACCCGATGCTGTCCCGGCTCAACGGGGAGGTGTACGCCGATCCGCGGATCGCGGTGGTCTTCTCCGATGCGTTCCGCTGGCTCCGCGATCCCGCCCTGTCCGGGCGCTACGACGTGATCATCTCGGACCTGCCGGACCCGGGCATCACCGCCAGCACCAAGCTCTACTCCCAGGAGTTCTACGGTCTGGCGGCGCGGGCCCTGCGTCCGGGCGGCCGGATCGCGGTGCACGCGGGGACCCTCTCCACCCGGCCGCGCACCTACTGGACGGTCGAGGCCACGCTGCGCGCGGCCGGACTGCGCACCGCTCCCTACTCGGCGAGCGGGCGCCTCTCCGGGTTCGCGGCCGGCCCGGACCGGACGCCCGGTGCGGCGGGCGGGTCCGGGGCCTTCCCCCAGGACTGGGGATTCGTGCTGGCCGGGTCCGGCCGGGCCCCGGAACTCGCGGTCGGGCAGGAGACCGGGCTGCGCTTCCTCTCCACCACCAGCCTGCGGGCCGCCGCCCGCGATGCCGAGCGCCTGCGCATCCGGGGGCTGCCGCCGTCCACCCTGTCGCACCCGCGCTATGCGGGAGTGTCCTGA
- a CDS encoding aldose 1-epimerase produces the protein MTTQLSAGGAELTIDQQNGGRISSLRIDGTELLRQGQAYGCFPMVPWCGRIELGQFRNGGVRHQMPVNAAPHALHGLGWDAAWKPVRTGPAEAAFVYDLADPWPYSGRVTQTVELAESSLTLGMGIETYGDSFPAQAGWHPWFLRRLGPGGEEVQIGFQADWQEERGEDHLPTGRRIDPKPGPWDDCFGMPYGVDVTLTWPGELELKITSRSEWVVVYDEQAEAVCVEPQSGPPNGLNTLPRLITPVDPLEVATTWSWRRL, from the coding sequence ATGACTACGCAACTGAGCGCCGGTGGTGCCGAGCTGACCATCGACCAGCAGAACGGCGGCCGGATCAGCAGCCTGCGCATCGACGGCACGGAGCTGCTGCGCCAGGGTCAGGCGTACGGCTGCTTCCCCATGGTGCCCTGGTGCGGGCGGATCGAGCTGGGGCAGTTCCGCAACGGCGGGGTGCGCCACCAGATGCCGGTCAACGCCGCTCCCCACGCCCTCCACGGCCTCGGTTGGGACGCCGCCTGGAAGCCGGTCCGGACCGGCCCGGCCGAGGCTGCGTTCGTCTACGACCTCGCCGATCCCTGGCCCTACTCCGGCCGGGTCACCCAGACCGTCGAGCTCGCCGAGTCCTCCCTCACCCTGGGCATGGGCATCGAGACCTATGGGGACTCGTTCCCGGCCCAGGCCGGCTGGCACCCCTGGTTCCTGCGCCGTCTCGGCCCGGGCGGGGAAGAGGTGCAGATCGGCTTCCAGGCCGACTGGCAGGAGGAACGCGGCGAGGACCACCTGCCCACCGGCCGCCGGATCGATCCGAAGCCCGGCCCGTGGGACGACTGCTTCGGCATGCCCTACGGGGTCGATGTCACCCTCACCTGGCCCGGCGAGCTGGAATTGAAGATCACCAGCCGGTCGGAATGGGTGGTCGTGTACGACGAGCAGGCCGAGGCCGTGTGCGTCGAGCCGCAGAGCGGACCGCCGAACGGGCTGAACACGCTGCCCCGGCTGATCACCCCGGTCGACCCGCTGGAGGTCGCGACCACCTGGAGCTGGCGCCGCCTCTGA